A genomic stretch from Theobroma cacao cultivar B97-61/B2 chromosome 4, Criollo_cocoa_genome_V2, whole genome shotgun sequence includes:
- the LOC18602818 gene encoding GDT1-like protein 2, chloroplastic, whose product MQKLILHRPPVISRGKLPLLVLADSMPSAGSISRIPNSPSLRCRQISRLSSTCSTFRAQASNVGIGSGGYEGREEKEDHKSFVKAPSSDGSSEAVQPPSQIPYPLSIAIVLLGCALVFSLIAFAKGGPSSLLAPIAKSGLTAAFTLIFVSEIGDKTFFIAALLAMQYKKGLVLLGSMGALSLMTILSVIIGRVFQSVPAQFQTTLPIGEYAAIALLVFFGLKSIKDAWDLPPTVPKKSGERGPELDEFVEAEELVKEKVSKPLSNPLEVVWKSFSLVFFAEWGDRSMLATIALSAAQSAWGVASGAIAGHLLATSIAIVGGAFLANYISEKLVGYLGGALFLIFAAATFFGVF is encoded by the exons ATGCAGAAATTGATTCTTCATAGACCACCAGTCATTTCAAGAGGGAAACTTCCCTTGTTAGTTCTTGCGGATTCAATGCCATCTGCTGGTAGCATTTCACGAATACCCAATTCTCCTTCAT TACGATGTAGACAAATATCAAGGTTGAGTTCAACGTGCAGCACATTCAGAGCACAAGCATCCAATGTAGGTATTGGATCTGGGGGCTATGAGGGCAGGGAGGAAAAGGAAGACCATAAAAGTTTTGTGAAGGCTCCATCCAGTGACGGTTCATCAGAAGC TGTGCAGCCTCCCAGTCAAATTCCTTACCCTCTCTCCATTGCTATTGTGCTATTGGGATGTGCTTTAGTGTTTTCACTGATTGCCTTTGCAAAAGGTGGACCTTCATCACTCTTAGCACCAATCGCAAAGTCAGGCTTGACTGCTGCTTTCACATTAATATTTGTTTCTGAAATTGGAGATAAG ACATTTTTTATTGCTGCACTCTTGGCCATGCAATACAAGAAAGGACTG GTACTGTTGGGGTCAATGGGTGCACTTTCTCTTATGACAATCTTGTCCGTGATAATCGGACGTGTCTTCCAATCTGTTCCTGCTCAATTCCAGACAA CCTTGCCAATTGGAGAATATGCAGCAATAGCTCTTCTTGTGTTCTTTGGCCTGAAATCTATAAAAGATGCATGGGACCTTCCACCAACTGTACCAAAGAAAAGTGGTGAGAGAGGTCCTGAACTAGATGAATTTGTCGAAGCCGAGGAACTTGTGAAAGAAAAG GTCTCAAAACCGCTCTCTAATCCACTTGAAGTTGTCTGGAAGTCATTCAGCCTTGTATTCTTTGCT GAATGGGGAGACCGTTCAATGCTTGCAACAATTGCACTCAGTGCTGCACAG TCAGCATGGGGTGTGGCAAGTGGAGCCATTGCTGGACACCTACTTGCAACATCAATTGCAATTGTGGGAGGAGCATTTCTTGCCAACTATATTTCTGAGAAGCTG GTTGGTTATTTGGGTGGAGcactttttctaatttttgctgcagccaCATTTTTTGGAGTTTTCTGA
- the LOC18602819 gene encoding uncharacterized protein LOC18602819, translating into MATVPNPHSIFRRGSSPKTPEKPRALQQKQEKKLVSMNLLVCHYYIPKTMIASSSSPTVAVTSPGGRISSRVFRPRTRPAKVMLQQQKKRPAARIIHIVGWRSPSESFWAVKAAASGGVPLPPLDLTEENIELVLADARVELAQLFDTSVGITGQVELAELDGPFVKISLKGRFWHKRSTVVSRVGNYLKQRIPEILEVDIEDEKQLDDSPENF; encoded by the exons ATGGCCACGGTACCAAATCCTCATTCCATTTTCCGACGAGGAAGTTCACCAAAAACACCGGAGAAACCCAGGGCTCTCCAacagaaacaagaaaaaaagctCGTGTCAATGAATCTGCTGGTTTGCCACTATTACATACCCAAAACAATGAtagcatcatcatcatcaccaacaGTGGCAGTCACTTCTCCTGGTGGCCGAATCTCCAGTAGGGTATTCAGACCAAGAACCAGGCCAGCAAAGGTGATGTTAcagcaacaaaaaaaaagaccaGCAGCGAGAATTATACACATTGTTGGTTGGAGATCACCGTCAGAATCATTTTGGGCAGTAAAAGCAGCAGCATCAGGGGGAGTCCCACTTCCACCATTGGACTTGACTGAGGAAAACATTGAACTTGTCTTAGCTGATGCTCGCGTTGAG CTTGCTCAGCTTTTCGACACTTCGGTTGGCATAACAG GACAAGTTGAACTAGCAGAATTGGATGGACCCTTTGTGAAGATTAGTCTCAAAGGTCGATTTTGGCATAAACGTTCCACAGTTGTATCCAGGGTTGGAAATTATTTGAAGCAGAGAATCCCG GAAATCTTGGAGGTTGATATAGAAGATGAGAAACAATTGGATGACAGCCCTGAAAACTTTTGA
- the LOC18602820 gene encoding beta-glucuronosyltransferase GlcAT14A, with product MHHHQQPTLPPPFAPNASATTNLPKDHTRITLYIILATSFFSLLFIISIPSPSSSTSSQSFIKIRPDPVLFPDRPISPTELPSGPAPPSIAYLISGSAGDSARILRLLFASYHPRNHYLLHLDLSAPQTERDRLAVTVQSVPIFKAAQNVDVIGKADYAYPRGSSTISSTLHGASVLLRLASNWDWFISLNAGDYPLVTQDDLLHILSYLPKDLNFVNHTGYIGWKESKRLKPIIVDTGLYLLEKHEIFYASQKRELPNAFRLFSGSSFTMLTRSFMEFCILGTDNLPRTLLMYFANTPYSFMNYFPTVLCNSDQFKRTVINHNLQYIAFNKSSTKKPPQMNSAEFDAMIQSGAAFATQFQFDDPVLDRIDQEILKRSPGKAVPGGWCLGEPDNGTCSVWGDADILRPGPGARRLEKRIVESLSDGRFQSQQCQEE from the exons ATGCACCACCACCAACAACCGACGCTGCCACCACCATTTGCCCCTAACGCCTCCGCAACAACTAACCTCCCGAAAGACCACACAAGAATCACTCTTTACATAATTCTAGCCAcctctttcttttcccttctctTCATTATCTCCATCCCTTCCCCCTCATCATCCACCTCCTCCCAATCGTTTATCAAAATCCGACCCGACCCGGTCCTTTTCCCCGATCGACCCATCTCCCCAACCGAGCTCCCCTCCGGACCCGCCCCTCCCTCCATTGCTTACCTCATATCCGGATCTGCCGGCGACTCGGCTCGGATCCTCCGCCTCCTTTTCGCTTCCTATCACCCGAGAAACCATTACCTACTTCACCTTGACCTGTCTGCTCCGCAGACTGAACGTGACCGATTGGCCGTTACAGTCCAATCAGTGCCCATTTTTAAAGCTGCCCAGAATGTCGATGTTATAGGGAAAGCTGATTATGCTTACCCGAGAGGGTCCTCCACAATCTCTTCTACTCTTCATGGTGCCTCCGTTTTGCTACGGTTGGCTTCGAATTGGGATTGGTTTATCTCTCTCAATGCCGGCGATTACCCGCTTGTTACTCAAGATG ATCTTCTTCACATTTTGTCATACTTGCCAAAAGATCTCAACTTTGTGAATCACACCGGTTATATTGGCTGGAAAGA GTCCAAGAGATTGAAACCGATAATTGTTGATACAGGGCTTTATCTTTTGGAAAAGCATGAGATATTTTATGCTTCTCAGAAGCGGGAATTGCCTAATGCTTTCAGGTTGTTTTCAG GTTCATCTTTTACAATGTTAACTCGTAGTTTTATGGAGTTCTGCATCCTGGGTACAGACAATCTTCCAAGGACTTTGCTGATGTATTTTGCAAACACGCCATATTCATTCATGAATTATTTCCCTACTGTCCTTTGTAACTCTGATCAATTCAAGAGAACTGTGATAAACCATAACCTACAGTATATAGCCTTCAACAAATCCTCTACGAAGAAGCCTCCCCAAATGAATTCTGCAGAATTTGATGCGATGATTCAGAGTGGAGCTGCCTTTGCGACACAGTTCCAGTTTGATGATCCAGTACTTGACCGTATCGACCAAGAAATTTTGAAACGCAGCCCTGGCAAAGCTGTACCAGGTGGATGGTGCTTAGGTGAGCCTGACAATGGCACATGTTCAGTTTGGGGGGATGCTGATATCTTGAGACCTGGTCCAGGGGCAAGAAGACTTGAAAAACGTATTGTTGAATCACTTTCAGACGGTAGGTTTCAATCCCAGCAATGTCAAGAAGAATGA
- the LOC18602821 gene encoding hydroxyethylthiazole kinase produces the protein MEAEKQREWGPKAWAHLSSVRNQSPLIQCITNFVSMDLTANTLLSAGASPAMLHSPNETPDFTPQVHALYINVGTLSDNWLPAMKLAAEIASKFKKPWVLDPVAAGASGFRLQACLDLISLKPTVIRGNASEIIALANASVGFTKGVDSSHDSTDAVEAAKSLANSSGAVVAVSGAVDFVTDGNRVVGARNGVPMMQKITATGCAVTALIAAFVAIDPLQALEATASALAVFGVAGEIGMEMARGPASLRMHLIDSLHGLDQTTVISTVKITTS, from the coding sequence ATGGAAGCCGAAAAGCAAAGGGAGTGGGGTCCAAAAGCATGGGCTCACCTCAGCTCGGTCCGCAACCAATCACCGTTAATCCAGTGCATCACCAACTTCGTCTCCATGGATCTGACGGCCAACACTCTCTTATCCGCGGGTGCATCACCCGCCATGCTGCACTCTCCTAACGAAACCCCAGACTTCACCCCTCAAGTCCACGCGCTTTACATCAACGTAGGAACACTCTCCGACAACTGGCTACCGGCCATGAAGCTTGCCGCTGAGATAGCTTCCAAGTTTAAAAAACCCTGGGTCCTAGACCCTGTCGCCGCCGGTGCTTCCGGTTTTCGGTTACAGGCGTGTTTGGATCTTATCTCCCTTAAACCCACCGTTATCAGAGGCAACGCCTCCGAAATCATCGCCTTGGCTAACGCTTCCGTGGGGTTCACCAAAGGCGTAGATAGCTCTCACGACTCAACTGACGCCGTCGAAGCGGCGAAATCCTTGGCTAATTCCAGTGGTGCCGTCGTGGCGGTATCAGGGGCCGTCGATTTCGTCACCGACGGGAATCGAGTCGTCGGAGCTCGAAACGGCGTGCCGATGATGCAGAAAATCACGGCCACGGGATGCGCTGTCACCGCGTTGATCGCCGCTTTCGTTGCGATTGATCCGTTGCAGGCTTTGGAAGCAACGGCTTCCGCGTTGGCCGTGTTCGGCGTCGCCGGTGAGATAGGGATGGAGATGGCGAGAGGTCCGGCCTCGTTGCGGATGCACTTGATTGATTCTCTCCACGGACTTGATCAAACGACCGTGATTTCTACGGTTAAAATCACCACCTcgtaa
- the LOC18602822 gene encoding dirigent protein 18, whose product MFKLQSSLCIALLIATVYMVTCLAAVNPAAATAEEPILEFYMHDILGGSSPTARPITGLLGNIYSGQVPFAKPVGFLPPQGGVAIPNANGAIPTVNGVNGLPLGTGLAGTAFAGDQNQNGNPQIPLGPDGLGLGFGTITVIDDILTASPDLGSQAIGKAQGVYVASSADGTTQMMAFTAMIEGGEYNDNLNFYGVYKIGSTMSHVSVTGGTGKFKNACGLAEVRPLIPPGQHVTDGAETLLRITVHLKY is encoded by the coding sequence ATGTTCAAGCTACAATCTTCACTTTGCATTGCATTGCTAATTGCTACAGTGTACATGGTGACGTGTTTGGCAGCTGTCAACCCGGCAGCAGCTACAGCAGAAGAACCCATTCTTGAGTTCTACATGCATGATATCCTCGGGGGAAGTAGTCCCACGGCTAGGCCAATAACTGGATTACTAGGAAACATCTACAGTGGCCAAGTACCTTTTGCTAAACCGGTGGGATTCCTCCCTCCACAAGGTGGAGTTGCAATCCCCAATGCCAATGGTGCTATTCCAACTGTTAATGGCGTCAACGGCCTGCCATTAGGAACTGGGTTAGCTGGTACAGCATTCGCCGGCGATCAAAACCAAAACGGTAACCCCCAAATTCCTCTAGGACCAGATGGCTTGGGACTAGGCTTCGGAACCATCACCGTCATCGATGACATACTCACTGCCAGCCCTGATTTGGGGTCACAGGCAATAGGGAAGGCTCAAGGAGTTTACGTTGCTAGCTCTGCGGATGGAACAACCCAAATGATGGCATTCACAGCCATGATCGAAGGCGGTGAATACAACGACAACCTCAACTTCTACGGAGTGTACAAGATCGGAAGCACCATGTCGCATGTATCGGTGACTGGTGGAACAGGCAAGTTCAAGAATGCTTGCGGACTTGCCGAGGTTCGACCACTTATCCCACCAGGTCAACATGTCACCGATGGTGCTGAGACATTGCTGAGGATCACTGTCCATCTCAAATACTAA